In Zingiber officinale cultivar Zhangliang chromosome 1A, Zo_v1.1, whole genome shotgun sequence, the DNA window TAATACTCCGGATCTAAATACCCAAATGTACCTTGGACGGTAGTAAATATATAAGTTTCATTAAGAGGGTTAAATCGTGAAGCTCCAAAATCTGATACTTTTGCTCTTAAAGCTTCATCTAAAAGAATATTTGATGACTTGATATCTCTGTGAAAAATAGATATTGAAGCAGCAGAATGCAAATAAGAAATAGCTCCAGCAGATTCAACAAGTATCCTTAGACGATCATCCCATGATAGTTTAGAATGAGCCGGTGCATGAAGATGGTCTAACAAAGATCCATTGGTGATAAattcataaaccaataaagggaCTTCAGATTCTAGGCAGCATCCGAACAATCTAACTACATTTCTATGATTAATTTGTGATAGAACTGCAACCTCATTTATGAATTGGTCTATCTCACACTTGTCCACAAGTTTTGACTTTTTTATGGCAACCACTCGTAGATCAGATAAAATTCCTTTGTAAACTATTCCGTGCCCTCCGCTACCAAGCACTCGACTTTCATCAAAATTGTTTGTTGCCTTCGCTAACTCTTCCAATGAAAATATCTTTGTTCTCTCTGAAAAATATTCACTTGAAGAAATTAATTGTTGCAACAACAAACCATGATTTTGGTGAaaattcttttctcttattttcttctgTTTCCTTATCTTCCACTTCCTAGACAGGATGACCAACAGTAGACTTGACAATAGGAGGCCAATGCCAATGCTTGCACCAAGGATGGCACCTGCACAATACACATTAATACACAAACAATGACTTAGATTGAAGATtaacatggtggcaaaaggctaaTCTCACCCAGATTGAAGATTAACATATTCTGCTGTATATATAATAGCCTTCATAACTTATTTGGTTTCAAGGATTTACCTAACAAGAGAGTTTGCTTTTTGTTAGGGATGCATGCGTGTCTAGGATCACCAGAGGTTCCTGGGGGACAAGTGCAACGGAAACTGCCTTCTGTATTTGTACAATCTCCATTGCAAATATATCGTTCCGGAAAATTGCACTCGTTGATATCTAGAAATCCCCAAAGCTAGCTAGCGTATCAGTAATCGCATCACTGAATTAGCGAAATTTAAGAGATGAAAAGACTTTTGAGTACCTTGGCATCCATTGTTAATGTAAGGATTTCCCTGGTAACCCTGCAAGCATTCGCATCGATAGCCTTGTCCCTGACCAGTGCTTGTGGTGTTTATGTCTATGCAGGAGCTGTGCCTGTCGACGCAGGCGAAGGTGGTCATGTTCTTCCCACCATCCTCGCAAGATTGGTAGGACACTACCCAACTAAAGTAGATCCGCTCTCTGAGGTAAGTCAAAGGTGTGGCTTTGTCAGAGAAGTAGGAGAAATAGCCAGGCGCATAGAGATCCAACAGTCCGTCCTCTATAGAAATGCTGGTCACCACGTAGTCTTGGTATAGGAGAGTCGATGCACCGGAAATCTCATTGCATGTCAGAGCAAATGCTTCGTCTCGGTAACAACCTTCCTTCAGCCCAAACGGGTAAAGAACAGTTACATTCCCACATTCCACTGGGCAATCGTTTGCCGGAATGAAGGTAGACTTTGTCTCTGAAGACAACATGCATAACAAACCACCAAATATATAATGGTCAGCTACTAATTAACGTAAACAAACATTATATTTGAGCTTTGAGAACGTAAGAGAAAAGCAAGATGAAATACCTTGGCAGCCATCTGGTAGGTATGGATTGCCTTCATAACTTAAAGAACACCGACAAAAGTATCCAACAGCATCTGAGGAAGCT includes these proteins:
- the LOC122036973 gene encoding wall-associated receptor kinase 5-like, giving the protein MRLMEVLVILIVTSISISSTRSTNFAIPSNCSKLCGNISIQYPFGIEDGCFRAGFNLTCSTNTDTASPQLLLGDGTVVVTGFDMESGLVNIDSPVTLMMGVDASSPVTTSLINLQNWPFSFNLMKRNYVGEAGGLDYLMSNSLYAAGCSATVNLVDAVRNISIDHCSTASCSIDAVNDTGRCDISLDDLDLQTPLAVQLTRLINETERLSSVAAVMYDEYTSDEALQRFTTSGDRAGLKASLAWYMDDHSTCEEARQNSATYACRSRNSDCYDAYPGASSDAVGYFCRCSLSYEGNPYLPDGCQETKSTFIPANDCPVECGNVTVLYPFGLKEGCYRDEAFALTCNEISGASTLLYQDYVVTSISIEDGLLDLYAPGYFSYFSDKATPLTYLRERIYFSWVVSYQSCEDGGKNMTTFACVDRHSSCIDINTTSTGQGQGYRCECLQGYQGNPYINNGCQDINECNFPERYICNGDCTNTEGSFRCTCPPGTSGDPRHACIPNKKQTLLLGAILGASIGIGLLLSSLLLVILSRKWKIRKQKKIREKNFHQNHGLLLQQLISSSEYFSERTKIFSLEELAKATNNFDESRVLGSGGHGIVYKGILSDLRVVAIKKSKLVDKCEIDQFINEVAVLSQINHRNVVRLFGCCLESEVPLLVYEFITNGSLLDHLHAPAHSKLSWDDRLRILVESAGAISYLHSAASISIFHRDIKSSNILLDEALRAKVSDFGASRFNPLNETYIFTTVQGTFGYLDPEYYQTGLFTEKSDVYSFGVILLELLTGKKPTRATRIGPQQNLAMHFLEATKENRAFDLVEDRVMKEATKPELLEFIHLIEMCLSLESAKRPTMKEVEYKLQCMRKTRMKKIKPSIADKKELSEDLISSSVSTYPSSELIYLMNQGNSRSYSLEEELMRSQHHPR